From the Accumulibacter sp. genome, one window contains:
- a CDS encoding nucleotidyltransferase domain-containing protein produces MSDIDRETEGAVRRFLSLIADRYDIAGAIIYGSRARGTHRPESDADVAVLLRGQQGRFLSTKLAMADVAFDVLLETRILVSPLPVWLDEWEHPEDYPNPALLHSIGREGVRL; encoded by the coding sequence GTGTCCGATATCGACCGCGAGACTGAAGGAGCCGTCCGCCGATTCCTTTCGCTGATCGCCGACCGTTACGACATCGCGGGCGCGATCATCTACGGCAGCCGTGCGCGAGGGACCCATCGACCGGAAAGCGATGCCGACGTGGCCGTGCTCTTGCGCGGCCAACAGGGGCGCTTCCTGAGCACCAAGCTGGCGATGGCCGACGTGGCCTTCGATGTGCTGCTGGAAACGCGCATCCTCGTCTCCCCGCTGCCGGTGTGGCTTGACGAATGGGAGCACCCGGAAGACTACCCGAATCCGGCGCTGCTCCACAGCATCGGACGCGAGGGTGTTCGCCTGTGA
- a CDS encoding N-6 DNA methylase, which yields MTADHLTGLEAFEAGLWKIADDLRANSGLASNEYFMPIMGLLFLRQATNRYYAALAAIEADQKAGKMPDREPVAGDFTRRRALLLPRAARFDEILRTPKNESIGAALTRAMETVEHGFQPLAGQLPKDYERFEDALLERMMRTFDSEALRQASGDVFGRIYEYFLAEFAKQGAHDNGEFFTPPSIVQTIVNVIEPNHGIILDPACGSGGMFVQSSHFIEDAGQDTMKRVTFYGHEKNETTARLAQINLAVHGLEGKIRAGNEAITYYKDPHELVGQCDFVMANPPFNVDEVDAEKVKGDRRLPFGLPGVNKAKKVSNANYLWLSYFYSYLNENGRAGVVMSSQASSAGRDEATVRQKMVETGAVDVMIDIRGNFFYTRTVPCQLWFFDRAKERDAQRRDQVLMLDARQIHRKVSRAICDFSPEQQKNIAAIVWLYRGQRERFLGLVAAYLEQALADGAAAEAPLAACMQALDRLLVLARPFATAQRDPDPLAETWGELLALRGTLADDSKAVNDQLAARASDWSGAARDNAGLTGMRRALHPVAEQCRDLSKQIDLAAKLAGRVVDIALKDLAARDADDWPGTEISRARKALELARADAVEALRKPRHFVKQADWLQERFPDATLRDVEGLVRRVSRDEISAHDWSLTPGRYVGVAPEDVDENFDFEEALRAIHIDLRGLNDEAVELAARIAKNFEGLGV from the coding sequence ATGACTGCCGACCACCTGACGGGCCTTGAAGCGTTCGAGGCCGGACTCTGGAAGATCGCCGACGACCTGCGGGCCAACTCCGGGCTCGCCTCGAACGAGTACTTCATGCCCATCATGGGCCTGCTGTTCCTGCGCCAGGCGACGAACCGCTACTACGCGGCGCTCGCCGCCATCGAGGCCGACCAGAAAGCCGGCAAGATGCCGGACCGCGAGCCGGTCGCTGGCGACTTCACCCGGCGCCGCGCGCTGCTGCTGCCCAGGGCGGCCCGCTTCGACGAGATTCTCAGGACGCCCAAGAACGAAAGCATCGGCGCCGCCTTGACCAGGGCGATGGAGACGGTCGAGCACGGCTTCCAGCCGCTCGCCGGACAGCTCCCCAAGGACTACGAGCGCTTCGAGGACGCGCTTCTCGAACGGATGATGCGCACCTTCGACAGCGAAGCCCTGCGCCAGGCGTCGGGCGACGTCTTCGGCCGCATCTACGAATACTTCCTCGCCGAGTTCGCCAAGCAAGGCGCGCACGACAACGGCGAGTTCTTCACCCCGCCGTCGATCGTCCAGACCATCGTCAACGTCATCGAGCCCAACCACGGCATCATCCTCGACCCGGCCTGCGGCTCGGGCGGGATGTTCGTCCAGTCCAGCCACTTCATCGAGGACGCCGGGCAGGACACGATGAAGCGCGTGACCTTCTACGGCCACGAAAAGAACGAGACGACCGCCAGGCTGGCGCAGATCAACCTCGCCGTCCATGGCCTCGAGGGCAAGATCCGGGCCGGCAACGAAGCCATCACCTACTACAAGGATCCGCACGAACTGGTCGGCCAGTGCGACTTCGTGATGGCAAACCCGCCGTTCAACGTGGACGAGGTGGACGCCGAGAAAGTGAAAGGCGACAGGCGTCTTCCCTTCGGCCTGCCCGGTGTCAACAAGGCGAAGAAGGTCTCGAATGCCAACTACCTGTGGCTGTCCTATTTCTACAGCTACCTGAACGAGAACGGGCGCGCCGGCGTCGTCATGTCCTCGCAGGCCTCGAGCGCCGGGCGCGACGAGGCGACGGTGCGGCAGAAGATGGTCGAGACCGGCGCCGTCGATGTGATGATCGACATCCGCGGCAACTTCTTCTACACGCGAACCGTTCCCTGCCAGCTCTGGTTCTTCGATCGCGCCAAGGAGCGCGACGCGCAGCGCCGCGATCAGGTGCTGATGCTCGACGCGCGCCAGATCCACCGCAAGGTTTCGCGTGCCATCTGCGACTTCTCGCCGGAGCAGCAGAAGAACATCGCCGCCATCGTCTGGCTCTACCGCGGCCAGCGCGAGCGCTTTCTCGGGCTGGTCGCGGCCTACCTCGAGCAGGCGCTGGCGGACGGTGCGGCAGCCGAAGCTCCGCTCGCCGCCTGCATGCAGGCACTCGACCGGCTGCTCGTCCTCGCCAGGCCCTTTGCGACGGCGCAGCGCGATCCCGACCCGCTCGCCGAGACGTGGGGCGAGCTGCTCGCTCTCCGCGGCACCTTGGCGGATGACAGCAAGGCCGTCAACGATCAGCTCGCGGCCCGCGCCAGCGACTGGTCGGGCGCTGCTCGCGACAACGCCGGGCTGACCGGCATGCGCCGAGCGCTGCACCCCGTGGCGGAGCAGTGCCGCGACCTGAGCAAACAGATCGACCTCGCGGCGAAGCTGGCGGGCCGCGTCGTCGACATCGCGCTCAAGGACCTGGCGGCGCGCGACGCGGACGACTGGCCTGGAACGGAGATCAGCCGTGCGCGCAAGGCGCTGGAGCTTGCGCGGGCGGATGCCGTCGAGGCCCTGCGCAAACCGCGCCACTTCGTCAAACAGGCCGACTGGCTGCAGGAGCGCTTCCCCGACGCCACGCTGCGCGACGTCGAGGGGCTCGTCAGGCGGGTCAGCCGCGATGAGATCAGCGCGCACGACTGGAGCCTCACGCCCGGTCGCTATGTCGGCGTTGCGCCGGAAGATGTCGATGAAAACTTTGATTTCGAGGAGGCGCTGCGCGCCATCCACATCGACTTGAGGGGGTTGAACGACGAGGCCGTTGAGCTGGCGGCACGCATCGCCAAGAACTTCGAGGGCTTGGGTGTATGA
- a CDS encoding urease subunit gamma produces MELTPREKDKLLLFTAALLAERRRARGLRLNYPEAVALISAAIIEGARDGRTVAELMHHGTTILGRDEVMEGVAEMIHDIQVEATFPDGTKLVTVHHPIV; encoded by the coding sequence ATGGAACTGACGCCGAGAGAGAAGGACAAATTGCTGCTGTTCACCGCCGCGCTGCTCGCCGAGCGGCGCCGCGCGCGCGGGCTGCGGCTCAACTACCCGGAAGCGGTGGCGCTGATCAGCGCGGCGATCATCGAGGGCGCGCGCGATGGGCGGACGGTCGCCGAACTGATGCATCACGGCACGACGATTCTGGGTCGCGACGAGGTGATGGAGGGCGTTGCCGAGATGATCCACGACATCCAGGTCGAAGCGACCTTTCCCGACGGCACCAAGCTGGTCACCGTCCACCACCCGATCGTCTGA
- a CDS encoding Uma2 family endonuclease has translation MGLPQEKPAVFDDLFALPEHVVGEIINGRLLTHPRPAPRHTRAGSALGCELGAPFDLARNGPGGWWILDEPELHLARHVLVPDLAGWRRERLPRLPETAWFDLAPDWVCEILSPATARVDRAEKLPIYAAHGVKHAWLVDPDLRLLEVFENHDGQWLLLAVLEDDAAVAQPPFAAIRFALGGLWAD, from the coding sequence ATGGGCCTGCCGCAAGAGAAACCCGCTGTCTTTGATGATCTTTTCGCTCTGCCGGAACACGTCGTCGGCGAGATCATCAACGGCCGTCTGCTCACCCATCCGCGGCCGGCTCCCCGGCACACGCGGGCGGGCTCAGCGCTTGGCTGCGAGCTCGGCGCGCCGTTCGACCTGGCGCGCAATGGTCCGGGCGGCTGGTGGATCCTCGACGAACCGGAACTGCATCTCGCTCGCCACGTCCTCGTCCCCGACCTGGCCGGCTGGCGGCGGGAACGCCTGCCGCGATTGCCCGAGACCGCCTGGTTCGATCTCGCCCCCGACTGGGTGTGCGAGATCCTGTCACCGGCGACGGCGCGCGTCGACCGGGCGGAGAAGTTGCCGATCTACGCCGCGCACGGGGTGAAACACGCCTGGCTCGTCGATCCCGATCTGCGCCTGCTGGAGGTCTTCGAGAACCACGACGGCCAGTGGCTGTTGCTGGCCGTTCTCGAAGACGACGCGGCGGTTGCGCAGCCGCCCTTCGCCGCCATCCGCTTCGCGCTTGGCGGGCTGTGGGCGGATTGA
- a CDS encoding FitA-like ribbon-helix-helix domain-containing protein: MPNLTLRDVPADLHLWLKQQAEAHRRSLNQEVILQLDALRGLPASRSDADLRLARMRAIAARAARLPVLDERPEAEILGLDADGLPR, encoded by the coding sequence ATGCCGAACCTCACCTTGCGCGATGTGCCTGCCGATCTGCACCTGTGGTTGAAGCAACAGGCGGAGGCCCACCGCCGTTCGCTCAATCAGGAGGTCATCCTGCAACTCGACGCGTTGCGGGGCCTTCCTGCCAGCCGCTCTGACGCCGATCTGCGGCTGGCTCGTATGCGCGCGATTGCCGCGCGCGCGGCTCGTCTGCCCGTCCTCGACGAACGCCCCGAGGCTGAGATCCTCGGGCTTGATGCGGACGGATTGCCGCGCTGA
- a CDS encoding urease accessory protein UreD, with translation MSAGIRLAPGAARVVEEAARPGWQARLALGFERRGERTLLARCEHLGPLRVQKALYPEGPAVCQAIILHPPGGIAGGDGLDISLVAGPGAHAQLTTPGAGKWYRSGGRRASQSVHLRVDAQAIVEWLPQETIVFDGAEAAMQTRIELAAGALYCGWEILCLGRTASGERFAHGRLDLSTRIEQGGRPLWVERGGLRGGSPWLDAAAGLGGLPVSATLLLAGRTVEPEWLAACRAVPLAAGLRAGVTALPGVLVARCLAPASEPAKEWLLGVWQRLRPLALLRAAVPPRIWST, from the coding sequence TTGAGCGCCGGCATTCGGCTGGCGCCCGGCGCCGCCCGGGTGGTCGAGGAAGCGGCGCGGCCGGGCTGGCAGGCGCGCCTGGCGCTCGGCTTCGAACGCCGCGGCGAGCGGACGCTGCTCGCCCGTTGTGAACACCTCGGGCCGCTGCGCGTGCAGAAGGCGCTCTATCCGGAGGGGCCGGCGGTCTGCCAGGCGATCATCCTGCATCCGCCTGGTGGCATTGCCGGCGGTGACGGTCTCGACATCTCGCTGGTCGCGGGGCCCGGCGCGCACGCGCAGTTGACGACACCGGGTGCCGGCAAGTGGTATCGTTCCGGCGGCCGGCGCGCGTCGCAATCGGTGCACCTGCGCGTCGACGCGCAGGCCATCGTCGAGTGGCTGCCGCAGGAGACGATCGTCTTCGACGGCGCCGAGGCGGCGATGCAGACGCGAATTGAGCTGGCGGCCGGGGCGCTGTACTGCGGCTGGGAAATCCTCTGCCTCGGACGGACGGCCAGCGGCGAGCGTTTCGCGCACGGCCGGCTCGATCTGTCGACGCGCATCGAGCAGGGCGGGCGGCCGCTGTGGGTCGAGCGTGGCGGCCTGCGCGGCGGCTCGCCGTGGCTCGACGCTGCCGCCGGTCTCGGCGGCTTGCCGGTGAGCGCGACGCTGTTGCTCGCCGGACGCACGGTCGAGCCGGAATGGCTGGCGGCGTGCCGCGCGGTGCCGCTCGCCGCCGGCCTGCGCGCCGGCGTCACGGCGCTGCCCGGGGTGCTGGTCGCGCGCTGCCTGGCGCCGGCGAGCGAGCCGGCGAAGGAGTGGCTGCTCGGCGTCTGGCAGCGCCTGCGGCCGCTGGCGCTGCTGCGGGCCGCCGTGCCGCCGCGCATCTGGAGTACCTGA
- a CDS encoding HEPN domain-containing protein, which produces MGAPGRLPESGAAPQHRTRGCSPVSKRSLAPAAWMLKADTACLSAHALLARGDVHGAANRADYAMFAAARAALLASGVRVEPDVARTHSGLIGTLGRQKPTNTRSRVSPFVDGARLAHLYCLVA; this is translated from the coding sequence ATGGGAGCACCCGGAAGACTACCCGAATCCGGCGCTGCTCCACAGCATCGGACGCGAGGGTGTTCGCCTGTGAGCAAGCGATCATTGGCGCCCGCCGCCTGGATGCTGAAAGCGGACACGGCATGCTTGTCGGCCCATGCGTTGCTTGCGAGGGGAGATGTGCATGGTGCGGCCAATCGGGCCGACTACGCCATGTTCGCTGCTGCCCGCGCTGCATTGTTGGCCTCCGGTGTTCGGGTCGAACCGGATGTCGCCCGTACTCATAGCGGACTGATCGGCACCCTCGGTCGTCAGAAGCCGACCAACACTCGTTCCAGAGTCAGCCCGTTCGTTGACGGCGCTCGATTGGCGCACCTATACTGCCTCGTCGCCTAA
- a CDS encoding type I restriction endonuclease subunit R, translated as MAITSINSEDRLVQKTFADHLQNVLGWESVYAWKAETFGPGGTLGRTDSREAVLSRDLRAALLRLNPGLPDAAIDDALRQLTAYDVSRSTVQHNRDFHRLLRGGVPVAYRDAAAHRKTARARVIDFANAPGANRFLAVRELVLTGVRTPNYNRRADLVCFVNGLPLVFIELKAVYRNIRAGFDGNLRDYLDENVIAHAFHHNAFLIVANGDHARYGSITSQWEHFHEWKRLDEKDPGRVAAEVLLNGMLAHDRLLDIVENFILFDESKPGATRKVVARNHQVLGVNQAVASVARQEELKQRFPPGERLRHRVVELPLERREHSRSRERSKAARTELKAAEAMPPSYLPQGPVKIIERAHPDLGRLGVFWHTQGSGKSYSMAFFAEKVRRKLPGNFTFLLMTDREDLDDQIYGTFVGCGIADHRTPRAASGADLERLLQENHPYVFSLMHKFNQDVPPDEPYSERDDIIVISDEAHRTQAGRFARHMRLALPNAAFIGFTGTPLFKQDEITRRIFGNYVSRYDFKRSEEDGATVKLVYENRGEKLGVARTDLNERIARKIDEAELDPDQAALLEKLLGKDYEVITADARLDQIAADFVEHCSTRWESGKTLFVCIDKITCARMYQRIMPLWRARAAAVRAAAQAAAQAGRRSEAARLAAQAQWLDETIVEIIISEAQNEVADFRKWDFDIIPHRALMKQGFDRPSGERLAVEKAFKDPAHRFRVAIVCAMWLTGFDVESLSTLYIDKPMQAHTLMQAIARANRVYPGKDFGLIVDYNGMLRSLREALAQYALGDEGDGDEDGEDLIAPVEERVQALLEAIVATEEHLRGLGFDLATLIGCTGFARIAGIRDAVDAVYATDESKRRFEILARLVFVRFRSLLIEPTACQYAERHDHIEAIYKKLSERRDTADVTELLKELHRIVNEAIRTQAPGQDQAEGLSFDLSQIDLEKLRAEFARKVKRKATAVQDIRNLVEQKLAEMLARNPSRRDYQRQYEEIVADYNNEKDRTTIEETFRRLIELIDRLDEEQKRATREGLAEDELALFDLLLKDGLDRSARERVKQASRELLAAVKARLAELDRFWEKEQTKADVEVFILDEIFAGLPTPPFTPADKKRAAASVYAHVWQQAVNGSFAQAA; from the coding sequence ATGGCGATAACCTCCATCAACAGCGAAGACCGGCTGGTGCAGAAGACCTTTGCCGATCACCTGCAGAATGTGCTCGGCTGGGAAAGCGTCTACGCCTGGAAGGCAGAGACCTTCGGTCCGGGTGGCACCCTGGGCCGCACGGACAGCAGGGAGGCCGTGCTGTCCCGCGACCTGCGCGCCGCGCTGCTGCGCCTCAATCCCGGGCTGCCGGATGCGGCGATCGATGACGCGCTGCGCCAGCTCACGGCGTACGACGTGAGCCGCTCGACGGTGCAGCACAACCGCGACTTCCATCGCCTGCTGCGCGGCGGTGTGCCGGTGGCGTACCGCGATGCCGCAGCCCATCGCAAGACGGCCCGGGCACGCGTCATCGACTTCGCCAACGCGCCCGGCGCCAACCGCTTTCTCGCCGTTCGCGAGCTCGTGTTGACCGGCGTGCGCACGCCGAACTACAACCGCCGCGCCGACCTCGTGTGCTTCGTCAATGGTCTGCCGCTGGTCTTCATCGAGCTGAAGGCCGTCTACCGCAACATCCGCGCCGGCTTCGACGGCAACCTGCGCGACTACCTGGACGAGAACGTCATCGCCCATGCCTTCCACCACAACGCCTTCCTGATCGTCGCCAACGGCGACCACGCGCGTTATGGCTCGATCACCAGCCAGTGGGAGCACTTCCACGAATGGAAGCGGCTGGACGAGAAGGACCCGGGCCGCGTCGCCGCCGAGGTCCTGCTCAACGGCATGCTGGCGCACGACCGCTTGCTCGACATCGTCGAGAACTTCATCCTGTTCGACGAGAGCAAGCCGGGAGCGACGCGCAAGGTCGTCGCCCGCAACCACCAGGTTCTGGGCGTCAACCAGGCGGTCGCTTCGGTCGCGCGGCAGGAGGAGCTGAAGCAGCGATTCCCGCCTGGGGAGCGGCTGCGGCACCGGGTGGTCGAACTGCCACTCGAGCGCCGCGAGCACTCGCGCTCGCGGGAGCGCAGCAAGGCTGCCCGAACGGAGTTGAAGGCGGCTGAGGCGATGCCGCCTTCCTACCTTCCGCAGGGTCCGGTGAAAATCATCGAGCGCGCCCATCCGGACCTCGGGCGGCTCGGCGTGTTCTGGCACACGCAGGGCAGCGGCAAGTCCTATTCGATGGCGTTCTTCGCCGAAAAGGTGCGGCGCAAGCTGCCGGGAAACTTCACATTCCTGCTGATGACCGACCGTGAGGATCTGGATGACCAGATCTACGGCACCTTCGTCGGCTGCGGCATCGCCGACCACAGGACCCCGCGTGCGGCGTCAGGCGCTGATTTGGAGCGGCTGCTCCAGGAGAACCACCCCTACGTCTTCAGCCTGATGCACAAGTTCAACCAGGACGTGCCGCCGGACGAGCCCTACAGCGAGCGCGACGACATCATCGTCATCTCCGACGAGGCGCACCGCACGCAGGCCGGGCGCTTCGCGCGCCACATGCGGCTGGCGCTGCCGAACGCCGCCTTCATCGGCTTCACCGGCACACCGCTGTTCAAGCAGGACGAGATCACCCGGCGCATCTTCGGCAACTACGTCTCGCGCTACGACTTCAAGCGATCTGAGGAGGATGGCGCGACGGTGAAGCTGGTCTACGAGAACCGCGGCGAGAAGTTGGGTGTCGCCAGGACGGACCTGAACGAGCGCATCGCGCGCAAGATCGACGAGGCCGAACTCGACCCGGATCAAGCCGCCTTGCTCGAGAAGCTGCTCGGCAAGGACTACGAGGTGATCACCGCCGACGCGCGGCTCGACCAGATCGCCGCCGACTTCGTCGAGCACTGCAGCACGCGCTGGGAGTCTGGCAAGACGCTGTTCGTCTGCATCGACAAGATCACCTGCGCCCGCATGTACCAGCGCATCATGCCGCTGTGGCGGGCGCGGGCGGCGGCCGTCAGGGCGGCGGCGCAGGCGGCCGCGCAGGCCGGGCGAAGGAGCGAAGCCGCCAGGCTGGCGGCGCAGGCGCAATGGCTCGACGAAACGATCGTCGAGATCATCATCAGCGAGGCGCAGAACGAAGTCGCCGACTTCAGGAAGTGGGACTTCGACATCATCCCGCATCGCGCCCTGATGAAGCAGGGCTTCGATCGGCCCAGCGGCGAGCGGCTCGCTGTCGAGAAGGCGTTCAAGGACCCCGCGCACCGCTTCCGCGTCGCCATCGTCTGCGCCATGTGGTTGACGGGCTTCGATGTCGAGAGCCTGTCCACGCTGTACATCGACAAGCCGATGCAGGCGCACACACTGATGCAGGCGATCGCGCGCGCCAACCGGGTCTACCCCGGCAAGGACTTCGGCCTGATCGTCGACTACAACGGCATGTTGAGGAGCCTGCGCGAAGCGCTCGCGCAGTACGCGCTGGGCGACGAGGGCGACGGGGACGAAGACGGCGAAGACCTCATCGCCCCGGTCGAGGAGCGTGTGCAGGCGCTTCTCGAAGCGATCGTCGCGACCGAGGAGCACCTGCGCGGGCTCGGCTTCGACCTGGCGACACTCATCGGCTGCACGGGCTTTGCGCGCATCGCGGGCATCCGGGATGCCGTCGACGCCGTCTATGCGACCGACGAGAGCAAGCGCCGCTTCGAGATCCTCGCGCGGCTGGTCTTCGTCCGCTTCCGCTCGCTGCTGATCGAGCCGACGGCCTGCCAGTACGCCGAGCGGCACGACCACATCGAAGCGATCTACAAAAAGCTGAGCGAGCGACGCGACACCGCGGATGTGACCGAGCTGCTCAAGGAACTGCACCGCATCGTCAACGAGGCCATCCGGACGCAGGCGCCGGGGCAGGACCAGGCCGAAGGGCTGAGCTTCGACCTGAGCCAGATCGACCTCGAGAAGCTGCGCGCCGAGTTCGCCCGGAAGGTGAAGCGCAAGGCGACGGCCGTGCAGGACATCCGCAACCTCGTCGAGCAGAAGCTTGCCGAGATGCTGGCGCGCAATCCGTCGCGCAGGGACTACCAGCGCCAGTACGAGGAGATCGTTGCCGACTACAACAACGAGAAGGATCGAACGACGATCGAGGAGACCTTCCGCCGCCTGATCGAGCTGATCGACCGTCTCGACGAAGAGCAGAAGCGCGCCACCCGCGAAGGTCTGGCGGAGGACGAACTCGCCCTGTTCGACCTGCTCCTCAAGGACGGACTCGACCGGAGCGCGCGCGAGCGCGTCAAACAGGCCAGCCGCGAGCTGCTCGCCGCCGTCAAGGCGCGCCTCGCCGAGCTGGATCGCTTCTGGGAGAAGGAACAGACGAAAGCGGACGTCGAGGTCTTCATCCTCGATGAGATCTTCGCCGGCCTGCCGACACCGCCGTTCACGCCAGCCGACAAGAAGCGGGCCGCGGCCAGCGTCTACGCGCATGTCTGGCAGCAGGCCGTCAACGGCAGCTTTGCGCAGGCTGCCTGA
- a CDS encoding restriction endonuclease subunit S, translated as MTARTATIKDFAIGIFDGPHATPRPSEEGPVFLGIKNVTREGRLDLSEIRHVSPQQFPQWTRRVTPQEDDIVFSYEATLHLYARIPNGFEGCLGRRMALVRPDRDKVHPAFLLYYFLSPAWRSKMDALTITGATVNRIPLTSFPDTPVTFPSLPQQVAVAEVLSAYDDLIDNNRKRIALLEEAARLLYREWFVHLRFPGHEHVKIVDGVPAGWERRAIGTVLQLRYGKALKETDRVDGSFPVYGSSGIIGNHKCALVEGPAIVVGRKGNVGSVYWSPTDFWPIDTVYFVAKEQADYWLYRTLPYVGFQNTDAGVPGLNREFAYSRKILLPVERLRRRFDEAVEPVFAQVTTLENFNRKLAEARDLLLPRLMSGEITV; from the coding sequence ATGACCGCGAGAACGGCTACCATCAAGGACTTCGCTATCGGCATCTTCGATGGGCCGCATGCCACGCCTCGGCCATCAGAAGAGGGCCCAGTTTTTCTGGGCATCAAGAACGTCACTCGTGAAGGTCGGCTCGACCTCTCTGAGATACGCCACGTATCGCCACAACAGTTCCCCCAGTGGACTCGGCGCGTCACGCCGCAAGAGGACGACATAGTGTTTTCTTACGAGGCAACGCTGCACCTCTACGCCCGCATCCCAAACGGCTTTGAGGGCTGTCTCGGGCGACGTATGGCACTCGTCAGACCGGACCGCGACAAGGTCCATCCCGCGTTCCTTCTGTATTACTTTCTCTCACCCGCGTGGCGATCCAAGATGGATGCCCTCACCATCACCGGTGCTACGGTCAATCGAATCCCGCTCACCAGTTTTCCCGACACTCCCGTCACCTTTCCCAGTTTGCCCCAACAGGTGGCTGTCGCCGAGGTGCTCTCCGCCTACGACGACCTGATCGACAACAACCGGAAGCGTATCGCGTTGTTGGAAGAAGCGGCGCGGTTGCTCTACCGCGAGTGGTTCGTCCACCTCCGCTTTCCCGGCCACGAGCACGTCAAGATCGTTGACGGTGTGCCAGCTGGGTGGGAGAGACGGGCGATCGGAACCGTCCTTCAACTGCGATATGGGAAGGCGCTCAAGGAAACTGATCGCGTCGACGGCTCATTCCCCGTCTATGGGTCAAGCGGTATCATCGGGAACCACAAGTGTGCACTGGTTGAGGGCCCCGCCATCGTCGTTGGTCGCAAGGGAAATGTCGGCAGCGTGTACTGGTCGCCTACCGATTTCTGGCCTATTGATACCGTCTACTTCGTCGCCAAAGAGCAGGCCGACTACTGGCTCTACCGGACGCTGCCATACGTGGGCTTCCAGAACACGGATGCGGGCGTACCAGGGCTCAACCGAGAGTTTGCCTACAGTCGCAAAATCCTCTTGCCAGTTGAGAGACTCCGGCGTCGTTTCGACGAGGCCGTCGAACCAGTATTTGCGCAGGTGACAACATTGGAGAACTTCAATCGCAAACTCGCGGAAGCGAGAGACCTTCTCTTGCCACGCCTGATGAGCGGTGAGATCACAGTCTAA
- a CDS encoding type II toxin-antitoxin system VapC family toxin — protein MVVDSSALVAILLGEPECDALALALAGAEMPVICTPNWLEAMMVISARLGSPGVQALGELLDAAEVQIEPADADLVQTAFDAWQRFGKGRHPAGLTFGDCFAYALTSRRGDVLLCKGRDFSQTDIRRAPDQP, from the coding sequence ATGGTCGTCGACAGCTCGGCATTGGTCGCCATCCTGCTGGGTGAGCCGGAATGCGACGCGTTGGCTCTCGCGCTCGCCGGAGCAGAAATGCCGGTGATCTGCACACCCAACTGGCTGGAGGCGATGATGGTGATCTCAGCCCGGCTCGGCAGCCCGGGGGTGCAGGCCTTGGGCGAACTGCTGGACGCCGCCGAAGTGCAGATCGAACCCGCTGACGCGGACTTGGTGCAAACAGCCTTCGACGCCTGGCAACGTTTCGGCAAAGGCCGCCATCCGGCCGGCTTGACCTTCGGCGATTGTTTTGCCTACGCCTTGACCAGCCGCCGCGGTGATGTACTGCTTTGCAAGGGCCGTGATTTTTCGCAAACCGACATCAGGCGCGCTCCTGATCAGCCATGA
- a CDS encoding urease subunit beta, with amino-acid sequence MIPGEMHIEPGEIELNAGRETIRLAVANTGDRPIQVGSHYHFAETNAALSFDRVAARGFRLDIAAGTAVRFEPGQTRSVQLVALAGDRRVFGFTATVMGALE; translated from the coding sequence ATGATTCCCGGAGAAATGCACATCGAGCCCGGCGAGATCGAGCTCAACGCCGGTCGCGAGACGATCCGGCTGGCCGTCGCCAACACCGGCGACCGGCCGATCCAGGTCGGTTCGCACTACCACTTTGCCGAGACCAACGCCGCGCTGTCCTTCGATCGGGTCGCCGCGCGCGGTTTCCGGCTCGACATCGCCGCGGGTACGGCGGTGCGTTTCGAGCCGGGGCAGACGCGCAGCGTGCAGCTCGTCGCCCTCGCCGGTGATCGCCGGGTCTTTGGTTTCACTGCCACCGTCATGGGAGCCCTCGAATGA